The following coding sequences are from one Bradyrhizobium sp. WSM471 window:
- a CDS encoding spermidine synthase: protein MAYPIPGGLWVNAGRERSTSVVKEASAWELWPLEFVAALRPDARSALIIGMGPGTHLPILERLYPGIHIAVVELNPAVVELVREHGHEAIQAALARQPVIVTDGRRFALRNPERRYDIIQIGVNNVAASGAGNLYTQDFLQTLRHMLTPGGVRTTWASAPAVKAATHVFQDIAVASPGANVGPSAEAARAYNAKGSGARVAHLLAWNGDDGARFRELLTSAASKIPALMPIDPKSPKIAARPNWLDGCLIFSEDIQRLLVPVKAATDDLPVTEYFLTQRETILGVNPSLDSRSWGKPSGCIELNQSGTFLGD, encoded by the coding sequence TTGGCCTATCCGATCCCTGGTGGTTTGTGGGTTAATGCCGGTCGAGAGCGCTCGACATCGGTCGTGAAGGAGGCAAGTGCGTGGGAACTCTGGCCCTTGGAATTTGTCGCTGCGCTCAGGCCTGATGCCCGTAGTGCGCTGATCATTGGGATGGGGCCGGGTACTCACTTGCCGATATTGGAACGGCTCTATCCGGGTATACATATCGCAGTTGTCGAGCTTAACCCGGCCGTCGTTGAATTGGTCCGAGAGCACGGACACGAGGCGATCCAGGCTGCTCTGGCGCGGCAACCTGTCATCGTGACCGACGGCCGTCGCTTTGCGTTGCGAAATCCTGAGCGACGATATGACATCATTCAGATCGGAGTAAACAATGTGGCCGCCTCGGGGGCAGGAAATCTCTATACCCAGGACTTCCTGCAAACCCTTCGGCATATGCTCACCCCGGGAGGTGTTCGGACGACTTGGGCGAGCGCGCCGGCAGTCAAGGCTGCTACGCACGTCTTCCAAGATATTGCGGTCGCCTCGCCGGGTGCCAACGTTGGTCCTTCCGCAGAAGCCGCTCGCGCGTATAATGCCAAAGGCAGCGGTGCTCGAGTTGCACATCTCTTGGCCTGGAATGGCGACGACGGAGCTAGATTTCGCGAGCTTCTCACGTCAGCTGCAAGCAAGATACCTGCGCTAATGCCGATAGATCCTAAGTCGCCAAAGATAGCGGCTCGGCCAAACTGGCTAGATGGCTGTTTGATCTTTTCTGAGGACATTCAGCGTTTGCTTGTGCCGGTGAAGGCCGCGACTGATGATTTACCGGTCACGGAATATTTTCTAACACAAAGAGAGACTATTCTGGGTGTCAACCCCAGTCTAGATTCGAGATCTTGGGGCAAGCCTTCGGGCTGCATCGAACTTAATCAGTCGGGAACTTTTCTAGGGGACTAA
- a CDS encoding ERF family protein: MHQSSERIGTIAAALARAQGELMNPEKTLTAVIRSPFPREEDRTFRYASLANGLDIIRKTLSQQEIATIQTTRIEQPTGQIHLTTLLAHASGEWISSDLPVCASKEVEAPHRMGAALTYARRYALFALVGIAGEDDLDAPDLIAAPPAAEPQIAPGPKGKPLKPVLNRPPVLPPDRSAELLNRLLGELAVREGGEHLLAWAKISLPLKNTLLEADARVLEAAYQKRLEEAVLPDLNIADQQPRVAAGRRDVEEPAKASPGVEVGLAFPKEPPRRRSKDHLGFIRSQGCLVCQKTPADAHHLKFAQPRTLGRKVSDEFTVPLCRSHHQSLHRHGNEKAWWTNLQIAPLPIAKELWDSSPVNLMNSETAAAPSPRPASGVQGQ; the protein is encoded by the coding sequence ATGCACCAGTCCAGTGAGCGCATCGGGACCATCGCAGCCGCACTCGCTCGGGCCCAAGGTGAACTGATGAACCCCGAGAAGACCCTGACCGCCGTCATCAGGTCGCCCTTCCCGCGGGAGGAAGACCGGACTTTCCGGTACGCCTCCCTCGCGAACGGCTTGGACATCATCCGCAAAACCCTGAGTCAGCAGGAGATCGCCACCATCCAGACCACGCGGATCGAGCAGCCAACCGGGCAGATCCACCTCACCACCCTGCTCGCCCACGCTTCAGGCGAATGGATCTCCTCGGACCTCCCGGTCTGCGCCTCCAAGGAGGTCGAAGCGCCGCACCGAATGGGGGCTGCGCTGACCTATGCCCGGCGCTATGCCCTGTTTGCCTTGGTCGGAATTGCCGGGGAGGATGATCTGGACGCCCCGGACCTCATCGCAGCGCCTCCCGCCGCCGAACCACAGATCGCACCAGGACCGAAAGGCAAGCCACTCAAACCGGTTCTGAACCGCCCTCCTGTCCTTCCGCCTGACCGCTCCGCTGAGTTATTAAATCGGCTCTTGGGCGAGCTTGCGGTGCGCGAAGGGGGCGAGCACCTGCTCGCCTGGGCCAAGATCAGCCTCCCGCTCAAGAACACTCTTCTGGAGGCAGACGCCCGCGTTCTCGAAGCTGCCTACCAGAAGAGGCTCGAGGAAGCCGTTCTTCCCGATCTCAATATAGCAGACCAACAACCCCGGGTGGCGGCTGGAAGACGCGACGTTGAGGAGCCTGCCAAGGCCTCGCCCGGAGTAGAGGTCGGCCTCGCCTTCCCGAAAGAGCCGCCTCGGAGACGAAGCAAGGATCACCTCGGCTTTATTCGCAGCCAGGGTTGTCTGGTCTGCCAGAAGACCCCCGCCGATGCGCATCACCTCAAGTTTGCTCAACCAAGAACGTTAGGCCGCAAGGTAAGCGACGAGTTCACGGTGCCGCTTTGTCGATCACATCATCAATCGCTGCACAGACATGGGAACGAAAAAGCTTGGTGGACTAATCTACAGATCGCTCCTCTGCCGATCGCAAAGGAGCTTTGGGATTCGAGCCCCGTCAATCTGATGAACAGCGAAACAGCTGCAGCACCGTCGCCGCGACCGGCATCGGGGGTGCAAGGTCAATGA
- a CDS encoding NUDIX domain-containing protein: MTSPRLRDFSAAILIDSAGCLLLQRRDDKLGVAQPGKISFFGGRREERETSLQCIVREVAEEIGATLSPDEFEHLVTLDIPDPENVGGHVKGAYFVARGLDASTLRVTEGQLVIVDTGSFAAIRDKITPLTTLVLSRFLASRMTEDHKSVLFLCTGNYYRSRFAEELFNHSAERYGLPWRAFSRGTAERGSPENVGPVSIFTLEALWARGVNPKRADEMPQPCTRSDLDRADIVIGLKEAEHRSMIERRFPEAAGRVLYWQIHDIDVAHPIIVLPQLERMVANLISVLRTEDANASPRASEEGR, from the coding sequence ATGACCTCGCCCCGACTCCGAGATTTTTCCGCAGCAATTCTTATCGATAGCGCTGGGTGCCTCCTCCTGCAGCGCAGGGATGACAAGCTGGGCGTCGCACAGCCGGGAAAGATATCCTTTTTCGGCGGTCGTAGAGAAGAGCGGGAAACATCGCTCCAGTGTATCGTTCGCGAGGTCGCTGAAGAGATCGGAGCAACGCTATCACCGGATGAATTCGAGCACCTGGTCACGCTGGATATTCCCGATCCAGAGAACGTTGGTGGGCATGTGAAGGGCGCGTACTTCGTTGCTCGCGGCCTAGACGCATCCACTCTGAGGGTCACCGAAGGCCAGTTGGTCATCGTTGATACTGGAAGCTTCGCCGCCATCCGAGACAAAATCACGCCTCTTACCACCCTTGTGCTCAGCCGTTTTCTGGCCTCTCGAATGACTGAAGACCACAAGTCTGTACTTTTCCTTTGTACGGGAAATTACTACCGTAGTCGGTTTGCTGAGGAGCTATTCAATCACTCCGCTGAACGCTACGGACTACCGTGGCGGGCTTTCTCCAGAGGCACTGCGGAGAGGGGATCGCCCGAAAATGTCGGTCCTGTCTCAATTTTCACACTTGAGGCCCTGTGGGCGCGCGGCGTCAATCCAAAAAGGGCAGATGAAATGCCGCAGCCATGCACCCGGTCAGACTTGGATCGTGCAGACATAGTCATAGGTTTGAAAGAGGCAGAACATCGATCGATGATTGAACGCCGCTTTCCCGAAGCCGCGGGTCGTGTTTTATATTGGCAAATCCATGATATCGATGTCGCGCACCCCATTATTGTTTTGCCCCAGCTAGAACGAATGGTTGCGAACTTGATCTCGGTACTTAGAACGGAAGATGCAAATGCGAGCCCCCGTGCTTCGGAGGAGGGCCGTTGA
- a CDS encoding HAD-IIIA family hydrolase: protein MKRPAVFFDRDGVLNEDDGYAFDPGKIRWVEGAQEAVKAVNDAGYFAFVVTNQSGIARGFYEERHVRNLHEWMSRELAIVGARIDAFEFCPHHPEGLVERYRVLCNCRKPQPGMIRALLERYAVDIDGSFMIGDKQSDLAAAQTAGIAAYLFGGSNLHTFIAPLLTDPSYPPDQSLSHRGGAGTED from the coding sequence TTGAAGCGTCCGGCGGTATTTTTCGATCGTGATGGCGTCCTCAATGAGGACGATGGCTATGCTTTCGATCCCGGCAAGATCCGGTGGGTAGAAGGAGCCCAAGAGGCCGTCAAAGCAGTCAATGACGCAGGGTATTTCGCGTTTGTCGTGACCAATCAGTCAGGAATCGCGAGGGGGTTTTACGAGGAGCGGCATGTACGCAATCTGCACGAATGGATGTCGCGTGAACTTGCTATCGTTGGTGCCCGTATCGATGCGTTCGAATTTTGCCCCCATCACCCCGAAGGTCTGGTTGAGCGTTACCGTGTCCTCTGCAACTGTCGTAAGCCGCAGCCGGGGATGATCAGAGCCCTCCTTGAGCGGTACGCGGTGGATATCGATGGTAGCTTCATGATCGGCGACAAGCAAAGCGATCTTGCTGCTGCGCAAACGGCCGGAATAGCAGCCTATCTGTTTGGTGGATCAAACCTCCATACGTTCATTGCGCCATTGTTGACGGATCCGTCGTACCCTCCGGATCAGTCACTTTCGCATCGCGGAGGAGCCGGAACCGAGGATTGA
- a CDS encoding YqaJ viral recombinase family protein: MIRFNPNDRRHFIGGSDARTIMGDDQENLIRLWREKRGEIESQDLSDNLIVQLGTVTEVLNRAWYQRTSGHTVKDIQKRIRHPIHKWMAATLDGTVEQTGAVFEAKFMLPWAFTEEAAAEKHMAQLQHNMWVTASRSAVLSIITGGGKWVEITIHADPLYQHLLLTAEKKFWRCVQTGEPPILFNIETPRPRLEAVKVVDMSTSNQWAELAATYLRTREAHGEHETAKADLKKLMPEDAKEATGHGIKAKRSKSGAISFETQLAEGSHAPVQ, encoded by the coding sequence ATTATCAGATTCAACCCGAACGACCGGCGGCATTTCATCGGCGGCTCGGATGCCCGCACCATCATGGGGGATGACCAGGAGAACCTCATCCGCCTTTGGCGAGAAAAACGCGGCGAAATCGAATCGCAGGATCTCTCAGACAATCTGATCGTCCAGCTCGGGACCGTGACGGAGGTCTTGAACCGCGCCTGGTACCAGCGCACGAGCGGTCACACCGTCAAAGACATCCAGAAGCGCATTCGCCATCCCATCCACAAATGGATGGCCGCAACGTTGGATGGGACCGTCGAGCAGACCGGCGCCGTCTTCGAAGCCAAGTTCATGCTGCCCTGGGCCTTTACCGAGGAAGCTGCGGCCGAGAAGCACATGGCGCAGCTACAGCACAACATGTGGGTCACCGCGTCCCGCAGCGCGGTGCTATCGATCATCACCGGTGGCGGCAAATGGGTCGAGATCACAATCCACGCCGATCCGCTCTATCAGCACCTCCTGCTCACGGCCGAAAAGAAGTTCTGGCGGTGCGTCCAAACCGGCGAGCCGCCCATCCTCTTCAATATCGAAACACCCCGCCCAAGGCTCGAGGCGGTCAAGGTCGTCGATATGTCGACCTCCAACCAATGGGCTGAGCTGGCGGCGACCTACCTGCGGACGCGAGAAGCCCATGGCGAGCACGAGACCGCCAAAGCGGATCTGAAAAAGCTGATGCCGGAGGATGCCAAGGAGGCGACCGGCCACGGCATCAAAGCCAAGCGCTCGAAGTCGGGCGCGATCAGCTTCGAGACCCAGCTGGCGGAGGGCTCCCATGCACCAGTCCAGTGA
- a CDS encoding acyltransferase, protein MRRPSLDLLRGTAAIAVAIPHLILVTRPNNPVLEGVAILGVEVFFVLSGYVLAPQILLCFRNLSQIPTFLARRWLRTIPPYVLALVCATFVVGELGTADFYRYLVYCQNFFKQSNLVDYYPVAWSLSVEEWFYIIFPAVLLIARPFVSPSAKNLVLLGLAFILIITVIRQSLGDSSHWGSDVRRVVLFRVDAIAYGVILRALNVRVNRTHAVLLPFIAAAALSADLWVIGTRATLHWLFSPLAAAFGISLILLAENFDKRITSSSLLSSASFYLGRISYSLYLFHAIFAALLIDRMMALPASMRIALVLAATISYCTVFYEFFEKPILAARPSYQPEPGRCTAVASGQHQEVEATRPLASDNWALQRD, encoded by the coding sequence GTGAGGCGCCCCTCTCTTGATCTACTGCGTGGAACGGCCGCTATTGCCGTCGCTATCCCCCATCTTATTCTTGTCACCCGCCCAAATAATCCCGTTCTCGAAGGGGTAGCGATTTTAGGCGTCGAAGTGTTTTTCGTCCTCTCGGGGTACGTGCTTGCCCCGCAAATATTGCTTTGCTTCCGGAATCTCAGTCAGATCCCAACTTTTCTCGCGAGACGCTGGTTGCGAACAATTCCGCCTTACGTTCTTGCCTTGGTGTGTGCGACTTTCGTTGTCGGTGAACTCGGTACTGCGGACTTCTATCGATATCTCGTTTATTGTCAGAACTTCTTTAAACAAAGCAACTTGGTTGACTACTACCCTGTGGCTTGGAGCCTTAGCGTAGAGGAATGGTTTTACATCATTTTTCCTGCCGTGCTGCTCATCGCGAGGCCCTTCGTATCTCCGTCAGCGAAAAACCTAGTCCTGCTAGGTCTGGCGTTCATTTTGATCATTACAGTGATACGTCAGAGCCTTGGCGATTCATCTCACTGGGGATCGGACGTTCGCCGTGTCGTTTTATTCCGAGTTGACGCCATTGCGTATGGTGTCATCTTGCGCGCGCTGAATGTCCGCGTGAATCGTACCCACGCGGTACTGTTGCCCTTTATCGCGGCCGCTGCTTTATCGGCAGATTTGTGGGTTATCGGTACCAGAGCAACGCTGCACTGGCTTTTTTCTCCGCTGGCCGCCGCTTTCGGCATCTCGTTGATCTTGCTCGCGGAGAATTTCGACAAGCGGATTACTTCGAGTTCACTCCTCAGCAGCGCCAGTTTCTACCTAGGGCGTATTTCATATTCACTGTACCTTTTTCACGCCATCTTCGCTGCGTTGTTGATCGATCGAATGATGGCGCTTCCAGCATCGATGCGCATTGCTCTGGTCCTTGCCGCGACAATCTCGTATTGCACCGTGTTTTACGAGTTTTTTGAAAAGCCAATTTTGGCCGCGAGGCCGAGCTATCAACCGGAACCCGGCCGTTGCACAGCAGTCGCAAGCGGTCAACACCAAGAGGTTGAAGCCACTCGGCCGCTGGCTTCAGACAATTGGGCATTGCAGCGCGACTAG
- a CDS encoding GDSL-type esterase/lipase family protein, translating into MRKKAFFTFTVTLFAIECALGLVWLFAPWLLPTTPSPFYENIFNRPAEPGPDGFVLLDPLAAHRAPQLYPDRLGIGPNDVLGFRNRYVPSYVDVVTLGSSTTYGNNAVLEENWPSQMQQLLRDKQALVYNMATGGWGPVQEFGALDYALQFRPQIVVIAFNGYNDSLNSIVMARKVKQWNYLLNGLELARGIYMTPPDRTWKTALESGQPLEFTPGMRLVSNDPASPQAMLGYKLMARISELMVEKAKKSGVHLLFTIIPTKELVFLPLLTAQQVQLDNTYATLTRSEAENALKLKNAIEKAGGEFVDVLLPLQNAVKTHPEIYPENDSHPLAGGYEIIAQTIAASTRRWLKDKPHGFVAVRAEREYPFDEISPSKAGSAELLSTSRGKFAVYFADAEGSWLVDRLRDVQGVDVESIPVVDYRDLATIPMKGFYSKR; encoded by the coding sequence ATGCGCAAGAAGGCCTTCTTTACATTCACGGTGACGTTGTTCGCTATCGAGTGTGCATTGGGGTTGGTATGGCTATTCGCGCCATGGCTTCTGCCGACCACGCCATCACCCTTTTACGAAAACATCTTTAACCGACCCGCCGAGCCGGGACCGGACGGCTTCGTGTTGCTCGATCCGCTGGCGGCGCATCGTGCCCCACAGCTATATCCCGACAGACTGGGTATCGGTCCGAACGACGTCCTGGGTTTTCGAAATCGATATGTCCCAAGCTATGTTGACGTTGTGACACTCGGCAGCAGTACCACTTACGGCAACAACGCTGTGCTGGAGGAGAACTGGCCGAGTCAAATGCAACAACTCCTTCGAGACAAGCAGGCTCTCGTCTATAACATGGCCACCGGAGGCTGGGGGCCGGTACAGGAATTTGGCGCCCTCGATTACGCGCTGCAATTCAGACCGCAGATCGTTGTGATCGCGTTCAATGGCTATAACGATTCGCTCAATTCCATTGTGATGGCACGCAAGGTCAAGCAGTGGAATTATCTGCTAAACGGTTTAGAACTCGCCCGGGGCATCTACATGACTCCTCCGGACCGAACGTGGAAAACCGCTCTAGAGAGCGGGCAGCCGCTCGAGTTCACTCCTGGGATGCGGCTCGTGTCTAACGATCCGGCAAGCCCTCAAGCAATGCTGGGCTATAAATTGATGGCGCGCATCAGTGAACTGATGGTCGAGAAGGCCAAAAAATCCGGCGTGCATTTGCTGTTCACAATAATCCCCACCAAAGAACTCGTATTCTTGCCATTGCTGACTGCACAGCAAGTGCAACTTGACAACACCTACGCGACTCTAACGAGGAGCGAGGCGGAAAATGCTTTGAAGCTGAAGAACGCCATCGAAAAGGCGGGAGGAGAGTTCGTCGACGTTCTCCTACCGCTGCAAAACGCGGTGAAAACCCATCCCGAGATCTATCCGGAAAATGATAGCCACCCGTTGGCGGGTGGGTACGAGATCATTGCCCAAACTATAGCTGCCTCAACACGGCGTTGGCTGAAGGACAAACCGCACGGATTCGTTGCGGTGCGTGCCGAAAGGGAGTACCCGTTCGACGAAATTTCCCCCTCAAAGGCGGGTTCTGCTGAACTCCTCAGCACCAGCCGGGGTAAATTTGCAGTGTATTTCGCTGATGCCGAGGGGAGCTGGCTTGTTGATCGGCTTCGCGACGTGCAGGGAGTCGATGTCGAATCTATTCCAGTGGTAGATTACAGGGACTTGGCAACCATTCCTATGAAGGGGTTCTACTCGAAGCGGTAG